The Ruegeria sp. THAF33 nucleotide sequence GCATCAGCACATCATTTAGTTGTGGATCAACAGGCAACTTACCGAATTCCTTCGCATCCGCGCCCGCGACGAAGGTCGTTCCTGTGCCGGTGATAATCAGCCTGGTAGCCCCAGTTTCGAGGACTTTGAAGATACAGTGTTGTATTCCAGCCCGAACCTCCGCGTTGATTAGGTTAAGCGGCGAATTGTCTATGGTCAGAATTGCTGCGTCATTTGAGAAGCTTAATTCAACAGGCATGGGCATCCTCACAGCACTGGCGCGCGATTGCGCGAGATAAATTTGGTAATGAGATAGCCTTCGAAGGTTTCCGTCCCGCCTTCAGTCCCATAGCCGCTGTCTCTCACGCCTCCAAACGGAGTCTCGGGCAGAGCGAGGCCGAACTGGTTGATGCTTACCATACCTGCCTGCAAACCCGCAGCTGCTTTATCTGCACGCTCTAACGAATTGGTAAAGACATAGGACGCCAGCCCGAAGGGTAGCCCGTTGGCCCGCGACAGTCCGTCCTCTATGTCACGAAAAGACGAGACGACAGCAATCGGGCCGAAGGGTTCTTCGCGCATCAAGTCAATGTCGTCGTTGGGCGTATCGACGATTGTCGGGGCATAGAAGTTACCATGATTTCCAAGCCTTTTGCCTCCCGTCAACACCCGTGCGCCGTTTTCGCGGGCATCCTCGACGAGCTTTTCCATCGCATTCACGCGTCCGCGATGACACAATGGCCCCATCTGTGTGCCCTCGGTTAAACCATCGCCCACCTTTACGCTCTCAAATGCTGAAACTAGCTCGGACAGAAATCGGTCGTAGATGCCTTGTTGTACGTAAAACCGGGTTGGGGCGATGCACACCTGGCCTGCATTGCGCAGCTTGTTGCCCGCCAAGGCGCGCGCCGCGGCCGTGGCATCGGCGTCGTCGAACACCAATACGGGCGCGTGACCGCCGAGTTCCATCGTCGCCCGCTTCATGTGGCGGCCAGCCAATTCTGCCAGATGCTTGCCCACCTCGACCGAACCGGTGAAGGTGATCTTGCGCACCTCGGGGCGCGCAATAAGAGTTTCCGAAATGAAGGCCGCATTACCCCAGACAAGGTTCAGACAGCCTTCGGGCAAGCCTGCATCCAGCAGATAGCGCGCAATTGCCATGCAGCCCGCCGGAGCCTCTGCCGGGGCTTTCAAGATCATCGTGCAACCTGACGCAAGCGCCGCCGCGACCTTGCGTACCGCTTGGCTCAGCGGAAAATTCCAAGGCGTGATGGCAAGGCAGACGCCTATCGGTTCGCGCACGACAAGCTGCTGTACCCCCGGGCTGCGCGATGGAATGATGCGCCCATAAATGCGCCGACATTCCTCGGCGTGCCAGTCGACGTGGTCAGCTGAGGCGCGGACCTCAGCCAAGGCCTCAGCCAGCGGCTTGCCTTCATCGAGAGTGATCCAGCCAGCGATCAGTCTGTCATTTTGGCGCAGCAGGTCGGCAAACCGTCGCAAAATTGCACTTCGTTCCATGGGAGAGCTGTTTTTCCATCGGCGAAAAGCTGATTCGGCCGAGTGAACCGCATGGTCCAGATCTGCGGCGCTAGCCTGCGGAATCTGTCCGATAGTTTGCCCGTTTGCAGGGTTTATGACTGCACGATCCTCCGGCGTGGGAGAAGCGATCCAGTCCCGTCCGATGAGGTGCTGGATGGTCGGATAATTCATTTCTTTCATGGCGTTATGCCCTCGCTCAGTTGTGTCATCCGCAGGATCCGGCACGAAGGGGACCAGATGGACGACTTTAGTTTTCCGCATAGCGGAAAAGTTTACCACAGTATTGACGCGGACGTTATCGATCGTTTAGATGTGTTTCAAGACGCATAATTCTTCCCGAGGAGGGATGTCGTGAGACCAAGGAAAGACCGCACCAAGGACGCCGAGAGACAGGACCGCGATTTTGTCACGGCGTTGGCGCGCGGCTTGGAGCTGTTGCGGGCCTTTCGGCGGGAAGGGGAAGCTCTGGGGAATGGTGAGTTGGCCGAGCGCACTGGCCTGAGCAGATCGACGGTCTCCCGGCTGGCCTATACACTGAACAAGCTGGAATACCTCAGCTACGACCCGGATACAGCACGTTATCGACTGGCCCCTCCAGTGCTTTCGTTGGGTTTCTCCTGCCTTGCAGGGATTCCGCTGCGGCAACTGGCGAAGCCCTTTATGCAGGAGCTGGCTGATTACACAGGCATGCCGGTGGCCATGGCCAGTCGTGACCGGCTATCGATGGTCTATCTGGAGCGGTGCAAGGGCACTAATGCCGTCACGCTGGCGATCGAGGTTGGTGCCCATATTAAACTGGCCACGACCGCGGTTGGTCGCGCCTGCATAGCGGCGCACGACCCGGATGAGCGGGCCAGAATTCTGGCCCTTGTGGAGGAACATGAAGGCGACAACTGGCCGAATGTGCAGCCCGGAATCGAAGCAGCTATCGCAGACTACCAACAGCACGGTTACTGCACGTCCTTCACGGAGTGGAAACGTGATGTGAACGCTGTAGCGGTGCCCTTCGTGCCGAAGGACGGCTCACCCATTATTGCCTTCAACTGCGGTGGCCCTTCGCAAACCCTTACGCGCGACTGGATCGAAAGCGACGTCGCGCACCGCCTTGTCGATCTTGTCCGCCGCGTTGCGGCGGTCGCACCCTGAACAATAGAGAGCATCATGGCCCTTGATAAAGATACCCTTTCCCAGTTTCTCGACGCGCTCGACCGCTTCGTGAAAGAGCGACTAATCCCTTACGAGGATCGCGTCGCCGACGAGGATGTGATTCCGCCGATGCTGGTCGATGAAATCCGCATGATGGGCCTTTTCGGCATGTCGATCCCGGAAGATTTCGGCGGGCTCGGCTTGTCGATGATAGAGGAAGTGCAAGCCGCTTTCGTTCTTGGCCAGGCTTCGCCTGCGTTCCGGTCGCTAGTTGGCACCAACAACGGGATCGGCTCTCAGGGAATCATCATCGATGGAACCGACGAGCAGAAGGCGCAGTATCTACCAGCTCTCGCGTCCGGAGATATGATCGCATCCTTCGCCCTAACCGAGCCAGATGCTGGGTCGGATGCTGGCAGTCTGCGCACTACGGCGCGGCGTGACGGTAACGATTTCCTTCTGAACGGCACGAAACGCTACATTACCAATGCACCGCGTGCCGATCTATTCACGGTTTTTGCCCGGACCAATCCAGAGGCGGAAGGTTCTGCCGGCGTAAGCGCCTTTCTCGTCGAGGCAGGGACGCCAGGCATAACGCTTGGCCAGCCTGACAGGAAGATGGGGCAGAAGGGCTCGCACACATGCGACGTCATCCTTGACAATGTCCGCGTGCCTGCCGCGAACATTATCGGCGGGCCGGACCGTCTGAACAAGGGCTTTAAGACAGCAATGAAAGTCCTTGACCGGGGCCGACTGCATATTTCTGCCGTCTGTGTGGGCGCCGCCGAACGGCTGATCCGTGACAGCCTATCCTATGCGATGGAACGCAAACAATTCGGTGAACCCATCGCTGAAAAGCAACTGATCCAAGCCATGCTGGCTGACAGTCGCGCCGAGGCCTTCGCAGCGCGTTGCATGATCGAAGAAACAGCACGCCGCAAGGACGCTGGTCAGAACGTGTCGACTGATGCTGCCTGCTGCAAGATGTTTGCCAGTGAGATGGTAGGTCGAGTGGCCGATCGCGCAGTGCAAATCCACGGCGGTGCAGGATACATGGCCGAATATGCGGTCGAGCGCTTCTATCGCGATGTGCGTCTCTTCCGCATCTACGAGGGGACAACCCAGATTCAGCAAATACTGATCGCGCGGAATATGATCCGCACTGCAGCAGCTTAACAGGAGCGAAGACAAACTATGGACTTCAATTTCCTTTCCACCCCGAGGATCGTCTGCGAGAGCGGTGGGCTTGGCCGGATCGGCAGCCTGATGCAAGATTTGTCTTGCACCCGTGCGCTGGTCGTGACGGACCCGGGCATATTGGCCTGTGGTTTTGCGGACGAGGCAGCCGCCTCACTTAGGGCTGCTGGCATCGAGGTTGAGATTTTTCATAAAGTCGAAGCGGACCCCCCGATCGCTGTCGTCGAGGCCGCGGTAGAGGTCGCGCGGGCCTTTGGTGCTGACGGAATCATCGGACTTGGCGGCGGCAGTTCACTGGACACTGCCAAGGTCATCGCAGCGGCGGTAGCCAACGATCAACCGATTACGGACATGATCGGGATTAATCAGGTCACCGATAAACGCTTGCCACTGATCCAGGTGCCAACCACGGCAGGGACCGGATCAGAGGTAACATGGGTGTCCGTGCTGACTTCGGAAAGCCACGAAAAAAAAGCGGTATATGCACCGCAGCTTCTGCCTGACGTTGCCTTGCTAGATGCAAAGCTAACATTGGGAATGCCTCGTCACATCACAGCGGCCACGGCGTTAGACGCAATGGTTCACGCCATTGAGGCAGTAACCAGTCGCACCAGAAAGAATCCCATTTCCGATGGAATGGCGGACAAAGCGCTGGTGCTTCTCGGTCAGAACTTACCAATCGTCATGGAAACGCCTTCGGACCTGTCAGCGCGAGAGGCCATGCTGTTGGGGGCGACACTGGCTGGGATGGCCTTCATTAATGCCAGCGTGGGGGCGATTCATGCCTTGTCATACCCACTTGGAACAGGTTTCAAGGTTCCTCACGGGCACGCAAACGCTCTGGTCGCAGGACCAGTGATGAGGTTCAACATGCCCGTTGCAGAAGCTGAATATGCTCGTCTATCGCGGTTACTACTGCCCTCGCGGCCTTTCAACTCTGATGCGGCTGCGGCCCATGGCCTGATCGACGAGATGGAACGGATGCTAGTCGAAAGCGGACTTGAGTCTCGACTTTCTGGTGTCGGAGTGACCGAGGCAGCCATTCCCGGAATGGCTAATGAGGTCGTGACCGGTATCACGCGATTGCTGGAGACCAACCCGCGCGACATGACAGCCGAAGATGTGTCGCGCCTCTATCAGGAGGCGCTTTGATGGCTGGCTCATTGGACGGGATCAAGGTGGTCGACCTCAGCCGCGTGCTGGGCGGGCCTTACTGCACCCAAATGCTTGCGGATCATGGCGCTGAGGTCATCAAGGTGGAGCCGCCTCTGGGCGACGAGACCCGCAGTTGGGGCCCGCCTTTCAATGATGAACTCAGCGCTTATTTCTCTGGCGCCAACCGCAACAAGCGGTCCATCGCTATCGATCTGCAGCAACCGGAAGGGCGCGACCTGATTTTGCGGTTTCTTCAGGATGCGGATGTTTTAGTTCACAATTTTAAGTCTGGTACTCTTGAAAAATGGGGGCTTGGTTATGCTGATGTTCTCAGGGCACGTTTTCCTAGACTGGTACTCTGCCATGTGACTGGATTTGGTTCCGATGGCCCACTTGGCGGTTTTCCCGGCTATGACGCCGTGGTACAAGCTATGACGGGCCTCATGAGCATCAACGGCAATCCCTCCGAAGGCCCGACACGCATGGGTACGCCCATCGTGGACATCGGCACCGGTCTGATCGCCTGTAACGCTATTCTCGCCGCACTTTTGGAACGGGGCCGGTCCGGATTGGGCCAAGCCATCGAAGTGCCGCTATATGATTGCGCGATCAGCATGATGCATCCCCAAGCGGCTAATTCCCTCATGTCCGGACAGATACCAATGGCGACCGGCAATGGGCATCCAAATATCGTACCATACGACATGTTCGAAACAAGTAATGGCAAACTCTATCTGGCTATCGGTAACAATGGTCAGTTCGCAAAACTCTGTGACGTGCTTGGCCTACCTGAGGTGCCCTGCGATCCACGATTTGCCGACAATGCCGCGCGTCTTGCGCATCGGTCAGAGATGACAGAGGTCTTGTCAGAGTGCCTGGTGCAACATGACGCCTTCAAACTTGAGCCGGTGCTTTTGAAAGCTGGGATTCCCGCCGGAGTCGTTCGGAATGTGAATGAAGCGTTGGAGCATCCACACACCCGACATCGCGGCATGGTGGTATCAGTTGGCACCTACCGCGGCACCGGCGTGCCAGCACGCTTGTCGCGTACCCCCGGAGCGGTTCGCGCGGCACCGCCTCGCTTCGGGCAGCATAGTAGGGAGTTGCTTAGCGAGGCTGGACTGACAGAAGCTGAAATCGATAGATTGACTCAAGCGAATATCGTTCGAGAAGAACCGCGGATGCGCGAGACGACCTAAGCCGAAATTTCAGCTCAAGCGGACGATCGTGAAAAAGTTCAGGGAGGCCAAGATGGAAAGACTGCTCATATCACCGGACCGGATACCCGAATGGATTCCCGGCACGACTACGTTGGACAGTTCCGGGTGCAACTGGAACGGCATTACCCTGAAGGGCTATCGTTATGAGCGACAAGACGCGGCAATTCCCCCCATGCGCGACTATATGATTGTTGCATATGATGGCGCGCCAACCACTATGCGCCGCACGAGTGGCGGCCCATGGCAAAGCGCGCGCGTAGAGAAAGGTAGGATTTCCTTGCTCACGCGTGCAGAGGAATCCACTTGGAGTTGGTCCGAGCCTATCACGGTTAGACACGTCTATCTCAGTCACAGTGAACTCGAAAACACGGCCCTTTCGGTCTTTGATCGTGACCCGAAGTCCATTGAGATCAATGATTGTCTGTCTGCGAAGGACCCCTGTATCCTGAACTGCATCCAATTGCTAGAGAATGAGCTAAAGAACGGTGGAATCGGCCAGAGATTGATCATCGACGCCCTGCGCATCCAGATCGCCGTTCACCTTCTGCGTCAGTACGCCAAGGTCTCTTTGACCAGCGACGCAAACTCGAACTTCAGCCCTGCTCAAAGGCAGAGAATCATCGATCTCGTTGAAAGCTGCTTAGGTGAAAACCTCAGTCTGGAAGACATGGCCGCATCTATCGGTTTCAGCCAGTTTCACTTTTCGCGTCAGTTCAAGGCGGAGTTTGGGTTGGCACCGTATGCATATGTTTTGCGCAAGCGAATATCGAAGGCCCAGGAGATGCTGAGAAAGGGTAATGCCCCCCTGAAAGTGGTCGCGCTTGACTGCGGTTTTGCAGATCAGAGTCATTTTAGTCGAACTTTTCGAAAAATGACAGGCGCGACCCCCGCCGAATTCCGGCGCATGGCATAATGACCGGAAAACTATTCCTTCCTATCGCTGTCACGCACCAGAGACAAAGAAATGTTGAGCCCGTAACGCTGCAATGAATGTACCAGAAACAGAATTTAAACCACGATTTGCCTTCGAACGCAGGATTTTCTTTGGCGACTGTGACCAGCTGGGAATCGCCTTTACTGGCCGGATTACGAATTTCGCGCTGGAAGCGATCGAGACTTTCTGGGACGATTTGCTTTCAGGCCGGGGCTGGCTTTTTCTACTCACGGAAAGAAACACGGCCATGCCTTTTGTCTCTATGGACCTACAATTCCATGCGCCGGTGAAAGCAGGCGCGAACCTAGCATGCGAGGTCTATGTGGTCCATGTCGGGGAAAGTTCAGTTGGTCTAAAAGTTGTCGGCCGTCAGCATGACTTGATTTGCTTCGAATGCGAAACGAAGTCAGTTTTCCGAGATGCTTCAACATTTGGTAAAGTCAAAATTGAAAGCTCAATTCGGCAGATTTTGCTCGCGGAAGTGGGTTCGGAAAATCAAACAGTGAGCTAGGCCTGTAGGCTTTGGAGACAGCAAAGCCTGTGCAAAACGATCTCATGTAAGGGAACACAAGAAAAAGCCAGAGAAAGGGAAGCCCGGGTGCCGGGCTTGAAAGGATAGAGAGAGGCTCTTCCGGGTCCGGCGTGACAAGGACCCTGACCATGGCCAAGACCACAACCCGCCCGAAACCCGCCACTGCGAAGAAAACCGAAGCCACTGAGTTGTCCGTGCCTGGCGGCGGGACCGACATCCGGATGATCCCGCTCGACCAGTTGGAGCCGAGCCCGCTCAACGTTCGAAAAGTTGCGGCCAGCGCCAGCGACGATGCTGAGCTCCTCGTCAGTATCCGCGAGACCGGAATTAAACAGAATCTGGTGGTTCATGCGCTGTCAGAGACACGTTTTGCAGTCGATGCCGGCGGTCGTCGCCTCAAGGCGCTGAAGCAGCTCGCTGAGGACAGCGTCATCCCCGCCGATCACCCCGTGCCCTGCCTCGTCGATGATAAGCGCAACGCCATCCTTACTTCTGCAACTGAAAACCTCCAGCGCGCGGCGATGCACCCCGCCGACCAGTTCGAGGCTTTTGAGGCGATGATCGCCGAGGGCCGCAGCGAAGACGAGATCGCGCTCAAATTCGGCGTCTCCGTCGACCTGGTGCGCCGCCGCCTCAAACTCGCCCGTGTCGCGCCCGAGATCATCGAGCAGTTCCGCGCGGGTGATCTGACCCTTGAATGCGTGATGGCTTTCACACTGACCGACGACCATGATCGCCAGCTGGCGGTCTGGAACGCAGTGAAGGGCGGCTATCACATCCATCCGCAAAGCATCAAACGCCATCTTACCGAGACCGCCCATTCGGCGAACTCGGCCATCGGGCGCTTTGTCGGCATTGAGGCCTATGAGGCGGCGGGTGGTGTTCTGCTGCGCGATCTCTTCGACGACCGCGCCAGCGCCCATATGGAGAACCCCGAACTCCTAGAGCGTCTCGCCATCGAAAAGCTGCAGGCTGCGGCGAAAACCTTCGAGGGAACGTGGAAATGGGTCGAGGTGCATCTCTCGGTGGATTACGGCGCGTTTCGCAGCTTCGGGCGGGTCTATCCGCAGGACATCGACCCCGATCCGGACCTGCTCACCGAAGAAGAACGTCTCATTGCGCGCGAGGAAGAACTGGCGGCGAAGAATGACGGCGAGGACTGGACGGACGCGGAGACGGAAGAATATTATGCCATCGAGCCGCGCCTGCGCGAGATCGAGGCCCTGCAACGCGAACGGCAGCCTTACGCGGACGAAGATCGTGCCATCGCGGGCGTGGTTCTGACCATCGGTCATGACGGCGCGCTGCGTGTCGAGAAAGGCCTCGTGCGGCCAGAAGATATCCCCGC carries:
- a CDS encoding AraC family transcriptional regulator; this encodes MERLLISPDRIPEWIPGTTTLDSSGCNWNGITLKGYRYERQDAAIPPMRDYMIVAYDGAPTTMRRTSGGPWQSARVEKGRISLLTRAEESTWSWSEPITVRHVYLSHSELENTALSVFDRDPKSIEINDCLSAKDPCILNCIQLLENELKNGGIGQRLIIDALRIQIAVHLLRQYAKVSLTSDANSNFSPAQRQRIIDLVESCLGENLSLEDMAASIGFSQFHFSRQFKAEFGLAPYAYVLRKRISKAQEMLRKGNAPLKVVALDCGFADQSHFSRTFRKMTGATPAEFRRMA
- a CDS encoding CaiB/BaiF CoA-transferase family protein is translated as MAGSLDGIKVVDLSRVLGGPYCTQMLADHGAEVIKVEPPLGDETRSWGPPFNDELSAYFSGANRNKRSIAIDLQQPEGRDLILRFLQDADVLVHNFKSGTLEKWGLGYADVLRARFPRLVLCHVTGFGSDGPLGGFPGYDAVVQAMTGLMSINGNPSEGPTRMGTPIVDIGTGLIACNAILAALLERGRSGLGQAIEVPLYDCAISMMHPQAANSLMSGQIPMATGNGHPNIVPYDMFETSNGKLYLAIGNNGQFAKLCDVLGLPEVPCDPRFADNAARLAHRSEMTEVLSECLVQHDAFKLEPVLLKAGIPAGVVRNVNEALEHPHTRHRGMVVSVGTYRGTGVPARLSRTPGAVRAAPPRFGQHSRELLSEAGLTEAEIDRLTQANIVREEPRMRETT
- a CDS encoding iron-containing alcohol dehydrogenase, with product MDFNFLSTPRIVCESGGLGRIGSLMQDLSCTRALVVTDPGILACGFADEAAASLRAAGIEVEIFHKVEADPPIAVVEAAVEVARAFGADGIIGLGGGSSLDTAKVIAAAVANDQPITDMIGINQVTDKRLPLIQVPTTAGTGSEVTWVSVLTSESHEKKAVYAPQLLPDVALLDAKLTLGMPRHITAATALDAMVHAIEAVTSRTRKNPISDGMADKALVLLGQNLPIVMETPSDLSAREAMLLGATLAGMAFINASVGAIHALSYPLGTGFKVPHGHANALVAGPVMRFNMPVAEAEYARLSRLLLPSRPFNSDAAAAHGLIDEMERMLVESGLESRLSGVGVTEAAIPGMANEVVTGITRLLETNPRDMTAEDVSRLYQEAL
- a CDS encoding NAD-dependent succinate-semialdehyde dehydrogenase; translation: MKEMNYPTIQHLIGRDWIASPTPEDRAVINPANGQTIGQIPQASAADLDHAVHSAESAFRRWKNSSPMERSAILRRFADLLRQNDRLIAGWITLDEGKPLAEALAEVRASADHVDWHAEECRRIYGRIIPSRSPGVQQLVVREPIGVCLAITPWNFPLSQAVRKVAAALASGCTMILKAPAEAPAGCMAIARYLLDAGLPEGCLNLVWGNAAFISETLIARPEVRKITFTGSVEVGKHLAELAGRHMKRATMELGGHAPVLVFDDADATAAARALAGNKLRNAGQVCIAPTRFYVQQGIYDRFLSELVSAFESVKVGDGLTEGTQMGPLCHRGRVNAMEKLVEDARENGARVLTGGKRLGNHGNFYAPTIVDTPNDDIDLMREEPFGPIAVVSSFRDIEDGLSRANGLPFGLASYVFTNSLERADKAAAGLQAGMVSINQFGLALPETPFGGVRDSGYGTEGGTETFEGYLITKFISRNRAPVL
- a CDS encoding IclR family transcriptional regulator, with translation MRPRKDRTKDAERQDRDFVTALARGLELLRAFRREGEALGNGELAERTGLSRSTVSRLAYTLNKLEYLSYDPDTARYRLAPPVLSLGFSCLAGIPLRQLAKPFMQELADYTGMPVAMASRDRLSMVYLERCKGTNAVTLAIEVGAHIKLATTAVGRACIAAHDPDERARILALVEEHEGDNWPNVQPGIEAAIADYQQHGYCTSFTEWKRDVNAVAVPFVPKDGSPIIAFNCGGPSQTLTRDWIESDVAHRLVDLVRRVAAVAP
- a CDS encoding thioesterase family protein; its protein translation is MNVPETEFKPRFAFERRIFFGDCDQLGIAFTGRITNFALEAIETFWDDLLSGRGWLFLLTERNTAMPFVSMDLQFHAPVKAGANLACEVYVVHVGESSVGLKVVGRQHDLICFECETKSVFRDASTFGKVKIESSIRQILLAEVGSENQTVS
- a CDS encoding acyl-CoA dehydrogenase family protein, with protein sequence MALDKDTLSQFLDALDRFVKERLIPYEDRVADEDVIPPMLVDEIRMMGLFGMSIPEDFGGLGLSMIEEVQAAFVLGQASPAFRSLVGTNNGIGSQGIIIDGTDEQKAQYLPALASGDMIASFALTEPDAGSDAGSLRTTARRDGNDFLLNGTKRYITNAPRADLFTVFARTNPEAEGSAGVSAFLVEAGTPGITLGQPDRKMGQKGSHTCDVILDNVRVPAANIIGGPDRLNKGFKTAMKVLDRGRLHISAVCVGAAERLIRDSLSYAMERKQFGEPIAEKQLIQAMLADSRAEAFAARCMIEETARRKDAGQNVSTDAACCKMFASEMVGRVADRAVQIHGGAGYMAEYAVERFYRDVRLFRIYEGTTQIQQILIARNMIRTAAA
- a CDS encoding ParB/RepB/Spo0J family partition protein, producing the protein MAKTTTRPKPATAKKTEATELSVPGGGTDIRMIPLDQLEPSPLNVRKVAASASDDAELLVSIRETGIKQNLVVHALSETRFAVDAGGRRLKALKQLAEDSVIPADHPVPCLVDDKRNAILTSATENLQRAAMHPADQFEAFEAMIAEGRSEDEIALKFGVSVDLVRRRLKLARVAPEIIEQFRAGDLTLECVMAFTLTDDHDRQLAVWNAVKGGYHIHPQSIKRHLTETAHSANSAIGRFVGIEAYEAAGGVLLRDLFDDRASAHMENPELLERLAIEKLQAAAKTFEGTWKWVEVHLSVDYGAFRSFGRVYPQDIDPDPDLLTEEERLIAREEELAAKNDGEDWTDAETEEYYAIEPRLREIEALQRERQPYADEDRAIAGVVLTIGHDGALRVEKGLVRPEDIPAAVVPSENSADAGDAPSPVRPNVTPPTSSTPVPTSDPAATLRKANGISASLADDLRATRQHILRAHLAADFEVAFDAMLYALCEQALGRSYNNEALDISIRPFQAQNREVLHSDTVAQKMLEALEQGLATDWITLEKPENFRAMSALPIAAKQALFAWATGLAVKPQLSSDNRPSPIIEEIGARLDVDVAACWRPTAQNYWGRVNKGHAVATARKLIGDDYAEDRNRERKGDIAAAMERAFAETAGETEGFDAATVVRTTRWLPDGMVFAGAAEAVADMAGEAPETEEGDVSAEDSLSDAESDEPSSLPAFLSEDAA